The Streptomyces lienomycini sequence GACAGCTATGACCCCCGGCTCGAACATCCCCCTCTCCGCCGCCCGCGTGACGGTGGACGTCACCGCTCCCGTGCGGCTCGACGTATCGGGCCTGCTGCTCACCGCCGACGGCAAGGTGCGCTCCGACGACGACTTCATCTTCTACAACCAGCCCACCGGCCAGGGCGTGACCTACCGCTCCGGCGGCGGCTCCGCCCCGGACGCGATCACGGTCGACACCTCCGCCGTCCCGCCGGGCATCGAGAAGATCGTCGTCACCGCCAGCCCGGACGCCGCCGGCCAGTCCTTCCAGGGCATCGAGCCGACCGCCACCATCCGCAACGCGGACGACAACTCCGTCCTCGCCACCTTCACGCCGCCGCAGCTCGGCGCCGAGACCGCACTGGTGATCGTCGAGGTCTACCTGCGAGGCGGCGCCTGGAAGGCCCGCGCGGTCGGCCAGGGCTACGCCAACGGCCTGGCCGGCATCGCGACGGACTTCGGCGTCACGGTGGAGGAGCCCGCCCCGGCCGCTCCCCCGGCCCAGCCCGCGGCCCCGCAGCGGTCCCACGCGGCCACGCCCCCGCCGGCCGCCGCGCCCACGATGCCCGCGGCGCCGCCCGCACCGCCCGCCGCGCCGCCGGCCCCCGCCCCGGGCAGCGGCAAGATCAACCTCGACAAGGGCCGGGTCAGCCTCCAGAAGAACCAGACCGTCTCCCTGGTCAAGGGCGGTCGGCCGGTGCTCTCCCAGGTCAAGATGGGCCTCGGCTGGGAACCGGCGTTCCGCGGCAAGGACATCGACCTGGACGCGTCGGTCATCGCCTTCGGCCCCCAGCGCAACCACATCGACAGCTGCTACTTCGGCAAGCTCTCGATCGTCAACGGCGCGATCAAGCACTCCGGCGACAACCTGACCGGCGAGGGCGGCGGAGACGACGAGGTGATCGTCGTCGACCTCGGCCGGCTCCCGCAGGAGGTCTCCGGTCTGGTCTTCACGGTGAACTCGTTCTCGGGCCAGAAGTTCACCGAGGTCGCCAAGGCGTACTGCCGCCTCATCGACGCCGCGAGCGGCGAGGAGCTGGTCCGCTTCGACCTCACCGGCGCCGAGGCGCAGACCGGCGTGATGATGGCGAAGCTGATCCGCCAGTACTCCGGCGAGTGGGAGATGACCGCCATGGGCGACTTCGTCAAGTCCCGCACGGTCCGCGGCATGGTGAAGCCGGCGGCCAAGGCCCTGTAGGCACCCGGACGTCGGGGCGCTCCCGGATCGCTCCGCGAGCGCCCCTTCGGGGCGGACTACGCCCGCAGTCCGCCCCACACCAGCCACAGGCAGCGGCGGACGGACGTCGCGTCCGCCGGGTCCGTCCCGTCGGCGGACTCGGCCGCCGTGGCCACCCCGTGCACCAGCCGCAGCACCTCGATCGGTTCGACGTCCCGCCGCAGCGTGCCCTCCGCCTGCGCCGCCCGCACCAACCGCCCGGCCGCGGCGCGCAGACAGTCGCCGCAGGCCGTGTCCACCGCCGTGCCGCCCGCCGTGACGGCGGTGCCGAGCAGCGTCTTCATCCCGCGGACCTGGATCATCCCGGCGGCGAGTTCACCCAGCCACTCCCGCAGCGCGTGGCCCGGTGACCGCTCGGCCGCGATCAGGTCGGCGCGGGCCGCGATCGCCTCGATCCGGTCGAGGTAGGCGGCCTCCAGCAGCGCCTGCCGGGTCGGGAAGTGCCGGTACAGCGTGCCCGTCCCGACCCCCGCGCGTTTGGCGATGTCGTCCAGGGACGCGCCCTCACCGTGCTCGGCGAAGGCGGTCGCCGCGGCCTGGAGCAGCCGTTCGCGGTTGCGGCGGGCATCCGCGCGCATGGGTCTGACCTGCGCCATCCCGGTACTCCCTGCACACAGAGGTTCGTCGCCGCACCCTACCCCGCGAGCTCGGCCCGGGTGTCCCACGGCCACTGGGCGTCCCGGCCGGCCTCCAGCAACGCGACCATCCGGAACGCGGCGTCGGAGAGACCGCCGAAGGTGTGCCGGTTCGCCCGGCCCGACGGGCCGTGGCCCGCCCGGTACCCGGCGAGGTTCCAGGTGTAGACCGGCACGTGCGCCGGGACCTGCTCGGTCGGGTCGCCGTGCCGGCTGTGGGCGTACTGCTCGTCGGTGACGATGAGCACCCGGTCGTGCTGCTCGTAGTGGCGCCGTACCGCCTCGGTGGTGTCGGTGCCGCCGAGGTCGCCGAAGCGGTCGAGGACCTTCAGCACCGACTCGCCCTCGCGGTACGTCACGCGGTTGCTGGACGTCCCGAACTCGACCAGGTCCGCGTCGGCCGCCCGCAGCGCGAGCGCCGTGCCGAAGACCGCCGCCGCGTCGGCCCGGTTCAGCTCGGAGCGGTCCGACATCCGCGAGTAGAACATCGAACCCGAGCGGTCCACGAGGACGAGTGTCCGGCCGGGCAGTGCGGGCACGTTGGCCAGCGAGTGGCCGAGCGCCTGCTCCAGCGGGTACGACCAGCGCAGCGACGGGGCGTGCCGGTACGCGGCGAGGTAGCGGAAGGGGAACTGCCGCGAGCGCGCCACCTCGGCCGGGTCGCTGATCCGCGCCGCCACCCGGGCCGCGACCTCGTCCGAGACACCGGCCTCGTCGAAGTTGCGCAGGTTGCGGAGCAATGCCATCGCTCCCATGGACGGAATCACCGCTTCCCAGGCCGCCTTGTCCATCGGGCCCTGGAGCCAGCCGGCCAGCATCTCCCACGTGACGCCCGCCGCCGCGAGCCGCTCGGCACCGTCGGGCGCCGTGACCACCGCTCGCCGGTCCCGGACGGGCAGCGCCATCAGCTCGCGGTGCGCGGTCAGGACGCGGTTCGAGGCGGGCGGCACCGCGGTGTCCGGGTTGTGCCGGCGGTCGAGGGCGTACTGGAACAGCTCGCCCTGCCACGGCTTGTCGGGGTCGGGCGCCGCGTGCACCAGGTTGAGGATGTCGCCGAAGCGGTAGCCCTTGGACGCGGTGTCGTACTTCAGCAGCGACTTGCCGTGGTAGAGCCGCCGCACGGCGTCGGCGATCCCCCGCTTGACCGGCTTGGGCACGGCGCGGCCGTGGGTCGCGGTCCAGTAGGCGAGGAGTTCGCCGGGCTCGTCCGGACGCCGCAGGACGGAGGCGGTCACCTGCCGGTTGGACGGTCCGTCGGTGACGCCGGAGTCCAGGCGGGCCTTGACGTACTCGGCGGCGCCGACGATCGACGCGGTGCGCAGGTTGCCCTCGCCGCGCAGCCAGCCGAGCAGGCCGGCCGTCCAGGACGGGTCGGAGAGGGCGAGTTCGCGCACGAGGGTGGTGAACCGGTCGTCGCGGGCGGCGCCGGACTCGTAGAAGGACTGCTGGGAGACGAAGTTGGCCACCGCGAGCAGGAAGAGTTCGGAGCGGGCGTCCCGCTCGGTGCCCCGGCCGCCCTCGTGGGTGCGCAGCACGCGGCCCGTCGACGTCACGCGCGAGGTGGGCTGCGCCTCGGCGGTCTTGGTGTTGAATCGCGCCATGGTGAATTCCCCCGAATTCTCAAAGCCTGAACGTTCTCGAATATTCCGGAGGGAGACACGGCAGCGGAAGGGTGCCCGAGGTCGGAATCGGCGACGGGACCATGCGGATGCTCTGCCCTATTGAGCTACACCGACCCGAAGTCGATGACGGGATTCGAACCCGCAACCGTCCGATCCGAGAAGTATCCGCTGCCTGCGCACCGGGCACCCTTCGACTGCTGGGCCTCCCGAGATCAAGTGGGCCGCGGCATGGGATTCTTTTTGCAGAAGAAGTAGCCGCGACCGGCGCACCGGGAGGTGCATGAAGTTATGGGTGTCCAGAGTTCAGGTCGGCGGAACCGACAAGGTGCTCTAACCCCTGAGCTACACCGGCGTGCTGTGCCGGTGACGGGACTCGAACCCGTGGCCGCCCCATTATGAGTGGAAGTAGGTCCTGCCTTCGCACCTGGACGTTCATCACTCTAAAAGGGCGGCCGTCGCCCGGGCGACCGAATTAATGACCGGCGCGCTTGTGGCGCTTCCAGGGTCCCGTGATCGCCAGCATGATGCCCGGCGTCTGGATGTTGGCGTAGAGGGTCCGGCCGTCGGGCGAGAAGGTGACGCCGGTGAACTCGCTGTACTCGGGGTCGTCCTCGGTGCCGAGGTTCAGTTCGTTGCGGGCGATGGGGTAGGTGCGCCCGCTGTCCGTGGCACCGAACAGGTGCTGGACGCCGTCGCCGTCCTCGGCGATGACCAGGCCGCCGTACGGGGAGACGGTGATGTTGTCGGGGCCGTCGAAGGCGCCGTCGGCGGAGGGGTCGGCGTTGACGCCGAGCAGGACCTTCAGCGTGAGGGTGCGGCGCTTGGGGTCGTAGAACCAGACCTGGCCGTCGTGCGGGCGGCCGGGGCTCTCGTCACGGGCGAAGGAGGAGACGATGTACGTGCCGCCGTCGGCCCACCACATGCCCTCCAGCTTGCGCGCGCGGGTGACCTGGCCGGCGGTGAACTGCTTGCGCACGGAGGTGCTCTTCGCGTCGCGGTCGGGGACGTCGACCCAGTCGACGCCGTAGACGGTGCCGGTCCTGGTGGCGCGGGAGAGGTCGTCGACGAACTTGCCGCCGGAGTCGAAGCACTTGAAGGCCTGGAGGATCCCGGCGTCGTCGGCGAGGGTGCGCAGCCGGCCGCGGCCGTGCCGGAAGTGCTCCGGCGGGGTCCAGCGGTACAGGAGGCCGTTGGGGCCGGAGGCGTCTTCGGTGAGGTAGGCGTGGCCGCGCTTGGGGTCGACGACGACGGCCTCGTGGGCGTAGCGGCCCAGTGCCTTGACCGGCTTGGGGTCGCGGTTGGCGCGGCGGTCCTCGGGGTCGACCTCGAAGACGTAGCCGTGATCCTTGGTCATGCCGTTCTTGCCGGCCTTGTCCTCGGTCTCCTCGCAGGTCAGCCAGGTGCCCCACGGGGTGCTGCCGCCGGCGCAGTTGGTGGCGGTACCGGCGATGCCGACCCACTCGGCGACGTGGCCGCCGCGGCGGACCTCGACGACGGTGCAGCCGCCGGCGGCCGCCGGGTCGTAGACGAGGCCCTCGGTGAGCGGGACGGGGTGCGGCCAGTCGTCGCGGTGGCCGCCGAGTTCGTGGTTGTTGACGAGGAGCGTGGCGCCGCGCGGGCCGTCGAAGGTGGCCGTGCCGTCGTGGTTGGACGGGGTGTACTCGCCGGACTCCAGCCTGGTCCGGCCGGAGTACGTGATGATCTCGTACCGGAAGCCCGCGGGCAGGGCGAGGATGCCGTCCGGGTCGGGGATCAGCGGTCCGTAGCCGACTCCGTCGTGGCCGTGGTGGTGTCCGTGGCCGTGTCCGTGGCCGTGCTCCCTCCCCGCGCTGTCGATGTCCGTGGACGCGAGGGCGTTCGGCGCGGTGGCGAGGGCGCCGACGCTGCCCGCCAGCACGACCCCGGCGCCGGTGAGCGCGGATCGACTGGTGAAGTCCCTGCGGGTGAGCGACATGGTGTCTCCTGTGACGGTGGGCGGGCGAGCCGTGGGGGGTGGCGGACTCCGGTCCGGCGCCACCGTCCCGCCCCCGCCTGAACGACGAACGAGCCCACACGTGAACGCCATCTGAACCCCCGACGACCTCTGCCCCGCCCACTCGCCCGCTCACCCACCCGTGCCCCGCGCCGCACCGGTGTCCCACGCACGGCCCGGCGTCGCAGACCGACCGTTCCGTCGGCCGGCTCGGGCCCCGTTACGTCAGCCGCCCTGCTGGGAGCGCGCCTTGAACGCCGCCTTGCGGGCCTCCTTGGCGACCTTCTTGTCGGGGTGCAGTCGCCCCATCGCCTCCAGGACGTCCGGTGTGGCCGGGTGCTCGACGCGCCAGACGGTGTCGAAGAAGCCGCTGTGCCGACGGGCGAGGCCCTCCACCAGGGCGCGCAGTTCCTCGGAGTTTCCTTCGGCGGCGAGTTGCGCGGCCACGGTGTCGATGGTCAGCCAGAAGACCATGTCCTGCGACGGGGCCGGTACGTCGCGGGCGCCGTGCTCGGTGAGCCAGACGCGGGCGAGGCCGCCCAGTTCGGCGTCGCCGAGGACGTCCCGCAGCGCGGGTTCGGCCTCCGCGCCGACGAGGGAGAGCGCCTGCTGGCAGCGGAGCCGGCGCAGCGGCGCCCCGGTGTCGGAGCCGCGGGCCGCGGCCAGCAGTTCGCGGGCGGCGTCGAGCGGGCTCCGCCCGGCCAGCCACAGCTCTGTCTCGGCGTGGGCCGCGGCCGACGGGAAGGGGGCGGTGCCGTCGAGGAGCGCGTCGGCGCCCTTGTCGGCGAGGTCGCCGACGGCCGGGGCGTCGAAGCCGGCGTCCAGGAGCCGGGCGCGCAGCCCGTACAGCCCGAGCGGGGTGAGCCGCACCATGCCGTAGCGGGCGACGTCGGCCTCGTCGACCGGCGCCGCGGGCTCCTCGTCGGCGTCGGCCATGAGCGCCTCGTCGACCGGCTGGTACTCGACGAGCCCGACCGGTTCGAGGAGCCGGAACTGGTCGTCGAGGCGCATCATCGCGTCCGAGACCTGCTCCAGCACCTCGTTGCTGGGCTCGCTCATGTCGCTGGGCACGATCACGGAGGCGGCCAGCGCGGGCAGCGGCACCGCGGCGTCGCCGGGGCCGTCCTCGCCGACGGTGAGCAGGTAGAGGTTGCCGAGGACACCGTCGAGGAACTCGGACTCGGCGTCGGGGTCCCAGTCGAGGGAGGAGAGGTCGATCTCGCCGCCCTCGGCCATGGCGTCGACCAGGTCGTCGAGATCGGGCACGCTCGCGTCGGCGAGCACCGTCTCCAGCGCGGTGAGCCAGACCCCGAGCACGTCCTGGGGGGAGCCGCCGGTGAGCAGGGCGAGGTCCTCGCCCGCCGCCACGGTGCCCTCCTCGTCGTCGGTGATCTCGACGAGCCCGGTGTCCACGGCGACCCGCCAGGCCTCGCTGGCGTACGCCGCGGCCTCGTCGCCGGTCAGCCCGAGCTGCTCGGCCGCCGCCGGCACCTGCTCCTCGACGAGTCCGCCCCCGGCGTCGACGCGGGTGTCGGGGCCCGCCCAGCGGGCCAGCCGGGCGGCCCGGGCGAGCACCGGCGCGGCCAGCGCGTCGCGGGCCAGCTCCGCTTCGGGGCGCAGCCGTGCGGGCGGCAGGGTGGAGCTGTCTGACATCGGCTGTTTCTCCTCGCGCGCCTTGACCGCCGTACGACCATCCGGACGCCGTACCGCTCAACGACTCAGCCTAGACGGGTTTCCACCCATGCCGCCCGGTTCATCTCCCCGTCGGGTGGTGTGCATGGCCGAAACCTTGACAACCGGCGTGACCAGGCAGGAGATTGACGCGCGTAGAAGGCGAGGGAAGGGCCAGGGGGGGGGCGGCCGGGGGGACACCTGTTCGCTCGGGTCCCCGTGCACCCGCCCGCCGCCCCTCGCGTCCCGCCCTCGTCCCGGCGCCACGTCACGTCCCCGGAGGGATCCCGTTGGCCAGCAAGTCCTCCGCGCGCCTCGCCGCGCTCACCGTCGCCGCCGTCTGCTCGGCGGCGTCCACCCTCGTCCTCACCGTGCCCGCCCACGCCGGCTCCGCACCGGACGACGCCGTGCGCGTCCACGACATCCAGGGCAGCACCCGGCTGTCGCCGTACGCCGGCCGGCAGGTCGCGGACGTGGCCGGAATCGTCATCGGCGTCCGCGGTTACGGCTCCAAGGGCTTCTGGATGCAGGACCCGCGGCCGGACGCCGACCCGGCCACCAGTGAGGGTGTCTTCGTCTTCACGAACCGGGCCCCGGAGGTCGCCGTCGGTGACGCGGTCACCGTCTCGGGCACGGTCTCGGAGTACGTCCCCGGCGGTACGTCCTCGGGGAACCAGTCGCTGACCGAGATCACCCGCCCGACGGTCACCGTCGTCTCCGGCGGCAACGCGCTCCCGGCCGCGACGACGGTCTCCGCCCGCTCCGTGCCGCGCGCGTACGCCCCCGAGGGCGACGGGGACGCCAACGGGTCGGTCAACGCCCTGCCGTTGAGGCCCGCGAAGTACGCCCTGGACTACTACGAGTCCCTGGAGGGCATGAACGTGCGGGTCGCCGACGCCCGCGTGGTCGGCGCCTCGGACCCGTACACCGAGCTGTGGGTCACGGTGAAGCCCTGGGAGAACCCGAACCGCCGCGGCGGCACGGTCTACGGCTCCTACGACGCCCAGAACACCGGCCGGCTGCAGGTCCAGTCGCTGGGCAGGCCGGCCGACTTCCCCGCCGCGGACGTCGGCGACACCCTCGCCGGAGCCACCGCGGGCCCGCTGGACTACAACCAGTACGGCGGCTACACGCTGGTCGCGAGCGAGATCGGCGCCCTGGAGAAGGGCGGCACGGAGCGCGAGTCCACGCGCCCGCAGAGCGCCCGCGAACTGGCGGTGGCGACGTACAACGTCGAGAACCTCGACCCGTCCGACGACACCTTCGCCGCGCACGCCGACGCGATCGTGCACCACCTCAGGTCGCCCGACATCGTGTCGCTGGAGGAGATCCAGGACAACAACGGCGCCACGGACGACGGCACGGTGGCCGCCGACGAGACGGTCGGCAAGCTGATCGACGCGATCGTCGCCGCGGGCGGCCCGCGTTACGACTGGCGGGGCATCGACCCGGTCGACAAGGCGGACGGCGGCCAGCCCGGCGGCAACATCCGCCAGGCGTTCCTGTTCAACCCCGAGCGGGTCTCCTTCACCGACCGCGCGGGCGGCGACGCCACCACCGCGACCGGTGTGCGCACGGTGCGCGGCAAGGCGGCGCTGACCCTCTCCCCCGGCCGGGTGGACCCGGCGAACCCTGCCTGGGAGGACAGCCGCAAGCCGCTGGCGGGCGAGTTCGTCTTCCGCGGCCGGACGGTCTTCGTCATCGCCAACCACTTCAACTCCAAGGGCGGCGACCAGGGACTGACGGCGCAGTACCAGCCGCCGTCACGCAGCTCGGAGACGCAGCGGCACGCCCAGGCGAAGGTGGTGAACACCTTCGTCAAGGAGGTCCTGGCCGCCCAGAAGAACGCGGACGTCGTCGCCCTCGGTGACATCAACGACTTCGAGTTCTCGACGACCGCCCGCATCCTGGAGGGCGACGGCGCCCTGTGGTCGGCGGTCAAGTCGCTGCCGCGGAGCGAGCGTTACTCGCACGTCTACCAGGGCAACAGCCAGGTCCTGGACCAGATCCTGGTCAGCCCGTCGGTCCGGCACGGCGGCCGGCTGTCGTACGACAGCGTGCACGTCAACGCGGAGTTCCACGACCAGATCAGCGACCACGATCCGCAGGTGCTGCGCTTCCGCCCGTGACCGGCGGGCCCTGGGGGCGGGTTCAGCGGGGCACCAGGCCGAGGGCGTGGTCGTAGCGGTTGACCGTGCTGCTCTTCAGGCCCGGCCAGTTCCGCACCCGTTCCCACGGCGCGGTCCCCGACCCGACGCCCTCGCCCGGTGCGGCCAGGGCGTCGCGGTGGGCCCGGGCGCTCTCCCACTCGGCGTAGTTGAGGACGCGGGTGCCGTCGGTGCTGAGGTGGAAGTGGGCGGCGATCCCGCCGGGGCGGGGTGCCGGCTCGCTCTCCAGGGCCTCGAGGACGGCGTCGACCCAGGCGCGCTGCCGGTCGGGGTCGGGTCCCTCGAACTCGACGTCGACGATCACCACGCATCCCGGTACGGCGGGTGCCGCCCCGTGCGCGCGGCTCGCGCTGCGGTAGTGCCGGTACCGGCCGAGGCCGAGCCGCTCGATGCCCGGCACGGCGGTGTCGATCTCGTCGACGCGCTCCTGCCGGTGCGTCTTGACGAACGCCTCGTACGCCTGCTCGCTCGCCCACTGGGAGTGGTGCAGCAGGGTGCTGCCGTCGTGGCCGGTGTAGACGTGGTAGCCGCGCAGGCCGTCGGCGGGCCAGGGCCGGCGTTCCCAGGTGCGGGCGATGGCGTCGACGGTCTGCCGCTGCCGCTGCGGGGTGCCCACGGACCAGGTGCTGAAGAAGGGCGCCCGGACGTCGGGGCGGGCGAATTCGGGATGGGCGTCGGTGCGGCGGGTCATGCCGGCCTCCAGTGGTCGGTGGTCGTCGGGTGCGTGGTGCGTGCACCGCGAGGGCACGCACCACCCTCCGGCCTCGACCAAGGTTGAGGTCAAGCCCCTCCCGGTGGCGGCACGGCACTGGCGGCACGGCACTGGCGCCACGACGCACGGGGCGAGGGGCCCCGCCCGGAGCCCCTCGCCGCACCGCGTGCTCGGCAGTGCTCTCAGCAGTGCCCGTGCTGACGGCGCAGCACGAGACCCGCCGCGACCACCGCGCCCGCCGTCGCTCCGGCGACCAGCACGGCGCGTGGGTGCCCGAGTCCCGCGCGTACCGCGCCCCGGGCCCGCCCCGGCGGCGTGTGCCGCTCCGCGCCGTCCGTGGCCCGTCCCGCCTTGTGCCGCGCGGCGTGTCCGGCGCGGCCCGCCCTGTCCTGCGCGGTCTGCCCGGCGTGCGCGGCGGAGCTGCGCAGTTGCACGGTCATGGCACCGGCCTTGTCCTTCAGGTCGGCGGCCCGGGCCTTGGCGCGGCCCTTCACGTCGGCCCTGCCCGCCAGTTCCTCCACGGTGTCGCCGAGTTCCCCGCGGGTCCGTTCGATCTGCTGCCGCAGCTCGTCGGGGCCCTTGGCCCCGCCGACCGGCTGCACGGTGGAGCCGCTCCTCGTCCCGTCCCGGCCCGTCGCGTCGGTCATCGATGTGCCCTTTCCCTGATCTGGTCCACGTCGGCCCGGACGCTGCCGAGGGTCTCCTCGGGCTTGGCCGGCACGGCCCGGCGCAGTTGCGTGCGACCGGTCATGGCCAGGACGCCGGCGATCACGAAGAGCGCCCCCGTCACGATGAGCGCCGCGGCCCAGACGGGCAGCACCAGCGAGAGCGCGGCGACGGCCGTGCCGGCCAGGGCGAAGAGGCCGACGTAGGCGATGGCGCCCGCCGCACCGAGCATTCCGCCGCCGCGCCCGGCGCGCTTGCCCTTCTCGGCCAGTTCCATCTTGGCGAGGGCCACTTCCTGGCGCACGAGCCGGGAGAGCTGTTCGGTGGCCTGGCCGACGAGTTCGCCCACGGAGTGCTGCTCGTCGCGCACCGGCCTGGTGTGCAGGGTTCCGGTCACGGTGTTCCCGCCTCCTCTCGGTTCGGAGCACCCCGGGTACCCCGGGCCGAGCGGCGCTACCCCTGCCCGCGCCCGCGCCCGGACACCCGAGGCCACTGAAGCAGTACTTACAGGTACCTCGTAGGAGAATTAAGTGGAGCTACACCATGCGGCGGCCGACACTACTCCCATGACGACAGACGACGACCGCCCCGCCCCCTTCGGCCGCGCCCTGTGCGCCATGGTCACGCCCTTCACCGAGTCCGGTGCGCTCGACCTCGACGGTGCCCGGCGGCTCGCCGAGCGGCTGGTCTCCCGGGGGTGCGACGGCCTCGTGCTGTCCGGCACCACGGGCGAGTCGCCGACCACCACGGACGCGGAGAAGGCCGCGCTGGTGACGGCGGTCCGGGAGGCGGTCGGGGACCGCGCCGCCCTGGTCGCCGGGGTGGGCACCGCGGACACCCGGCACACCGTGGAGCTGGCCCTGGCCGCCGAGAAGGCCGGCGCGGACGGCCTGCTGGTGGTCGCGCCGTACTACAGCAGGCCCCCGCAGGACGCCCTGGAGGCGCATTTCCGCGAGGTCGCCGACGCGAGCGGCCTGCCCGTGATGCTGTACGACATCCCGGGCCGCACCGGCACCCGCATCGAGCCCGACACCGTCGTCCGCCTCGCCGAGCACCCGCGGATCGTCGCCGTGAAGGACTGCTCCTACGACCTCCTCGGCATCCAGCGGGTGCTCTCCCGCACCCGTCTTGCCTACTACGCGGGCTGCGACGAGCAGGTTCTCGCCCTGTACGCGATCGGCGCGACGGGATACGTCAGCACCGTCGCCAACGTCGTACCGGAACTGTTCCGGTCCGTCCTCGACGCCTTCGACGCGGGCGACACCGGGCGGGCCGCCCTGCTGCAGCGGCGGGCGGTGCGGCTCGTCGAGCCGATGATGGCGGGCGGCCTGCCCGGCACGGTCACCACCAAGGCCCTGCTCGGCGCGCTGGGCCTGCCGGCGGGTCCGGTCCGCGCACCGCTGCGGCCCGCGGACCGGACGGCGACAACCGCTCTGCTGGCGGCCTACGGGGACGTGGCCGCCCCCGCCGGTCAGTCCCAGGCGTAGCCGTCGCCGAACAGCAGGGTGTGCTCCAGTACGTCCTCCGCCGGGTCGTCGATCTGCCCG is a genomic window containing:
- a CDS encoding TerD family protein, with the protein product MTPGSNIPLSAARVTVDVTAPVRLDVSGLLLTADGKVRSDDDFIFYNQPTGQGVTYRSGGGSAPDAITVDTSAVPPGIEKIVVTASPDAAGQSFQGIEPTATIRNADDNSVLATFTPPQLGAETALVIVEVYLRGGAWKARAVGQGYANGLAGIATDFGVTVEEPAPAAPPAQPAAPQRSHAATPPPAAAPTMPAAPPAPPAAPPAPAPGSGKINLDKGRVSLQKNQTVSLVKGGRPVLSQVKMGLGWEPAFRGKDIDLDASVIAFGPQRNHIDSCYFGKLSIVNGAIKHSGDNLTGEGGGDDEVIVVDLGRLPQEVSGLVFTVNSFSGQKFTEVAKAYCRLIDAASGEELVRFDLTGAEAQTGVMMAKLIRQYSGEWEMTAMGDFVKSRTVRGMVKPAAKAL
- a CDS encoding TetR/AcrR family transcriptional regulator — translated: MAQVRPMRADARRNRERLLQAAATAFAEHGEGASLDDIAKRAGVGTGTLYRHFPTRQALLEAAYLDRIEAIAARADLIAAERSPGHALREWLGELAAGMIQVRGMKTLLGTAVTAGGTAVDTACGDCLRAAAGRLVRAAQAEGTLRRDVEPIEVLRLVHGVATAAESADGTDPADATSVRRCLWLVWGGLRA
- a CDS encoding TROVE domain-containing protein — protein: MARFNTKTAEAQPTSRVTSTGRVLRTHEGGRGTERDARSELFLLAVANFVSQQSFYESGAARDDRFTTLVRELALSDPSWTAGLLGWLRGEGNLRTASIVGAAEYVKARLDSGVTDGPSNRQVTASVLRRPDEPGELLAYWTATHGRAVPKPVKRGIADAVRRLYHGKSLLKYDTASKGYRFGDILNLVHAAPDPDKPWQGELFQYALDRRHNPDTAVPPASNRVLTAHRELMALPVRDRRAVVTAPDGAERLAAAGVTWEMLAGWLQGPMDKAAWEAVIPSMGAMALLRNLRNFDEAGVSDEVAARVAARISDPAEVARSRQFPFRYLAAYRHAPSLRWSYPLEQALGHSLANVPALPGRTLVLVDRSGSMFYSRMSDRSELNRADAAAVFGTALALRAADADLVEFGTSSNRVTYREGESVLKVLDRFGDLGGTDTTEAVRRHYEQHDRVLIVTDEQYAHSRHGDPTEQVPAHVPVYTWNLAGYRAGHGPSGRANRHTFGGLSDAAFRMVALLEAGRDAQWPWDTRAELAG
- a CDS encoding PhoX family protein codes for the protein MSLTRRDFTSRSALTGAGVVLAGSVGALATAPNALASTDIDSAGREHGHGHGHGHHHGHDGVGYGPLIPDPDGILALPAGFRYEIITYSGRTRLESGEYTPSNHDGTATFDGPRGATLLVNNHELGGHRDDWPHPVPLTEGLVYDPAAAGGCTVVEVRRGGHVAEWVGIAGTATNCAGGSTPWGTWLTCEETEDKAGKNGMTKDHGYVFEVDPEDRRANRDPKPVKALGRYAHEAVVVDPKRGHAYLTEDASGPNGLLYRWTPPEHFRHGRGRLRTLADDAGILQAFKCFDSGGKFVDDLSRATRTGTVYGVDWVDVPDRDAKSTSVRKQFTAGQVTRARKLEGMWWADGGTYIVSSFARDESPGRPHDGQVWFYDPKRRTLTLKVLLGVNADPSADGAFDGPDNITVSPYGGLVIAEDGDGVQHLFGATDSGRTYPIARNELNLGTEDDPEYSEFTGVTFSPDGRTLYANIQTPGIMLAITGPWKRHKRAGH
- a CDS encoding endonuclease/exonuclease/phosphatase family protein, yielding MASKSSARLAALTVAAVCSAASTLVLTVPAHAGSAPDDAVRVHDIQGSTRLSPYAGRQVADVAGIVIGVRGYGSKGFWMQDPRPDADPATSEGVFVFTNRAPEVAVGDAVTVSGTVSEYVPGGTSSGNQSLTEITRPTVTVVSGGNALPAATTVSARSVPRAYAPEGDGDANGSVNALPLRPAKYALDYYESLEGMNVRVADARVVGASDPYTELWVTVKPWENPNRRGGTVYGSYDAQNTGRLQVQSLGRPADFPAADVGDTLAGATAGPLDYNQYGGYTLVASEIGALEKGGTERESTRPQSARELAVATYNVENLDPSDDTFAAHADAIVHHLRSPDIVSLEEIQDNNGATDDGTVAADETVGKLIDAIVAAGGPRYDWRGIDPVDKADGGQPGGNIRQAFLFNPERVSFTDRAGGDATTATGVRTVRGKAALTLSPGRVDPANPAWEDSRKPLAGEFVFRGRTVFVIANHFNSKGGDQGLTAQYQPPSRSSETQRHAQAKVVNTFVKEVLAAQKNADVVALGDINDFEFSTTARILEGDGALWSAVKSLPRSERYSHVYQGNSQVLDQILVSPSVRHGGRLSYDSVHVNAEFHDQISDHDPQVLRFRP
- a CDS encoding antibiotic biosynthesis monooxygenase; this translates as MTRRTDAHPEFARPDVRAPFFSTWSVGTPQRQRQTVDAIARTWERRPWPADGLRGYHVYTGHDGSTLLHHSQWASEQAYEAFVKTHRQERVDEIDTAVPGIERLGLGRYRHYRSASRAHGAAPAVPGCVVIVDVEFEGPDPDRQRAWVDAVLEALESEPAPRPGGIAAHFHLSTDGTRVLNYAEWESARAHRDALAAPGEGVGSGTAPWERVRNWPGLKSSTVNRYDHALGLVPR
- a CDS encoding DUF3618 domain-containing protein, which codes for MTDATGRDGTRSGSTVQPVGGAKGPDELRQQIERTRGELGDTVEELAGRADVKGRAKARAADLKDKAGAMTVQLRSSAAHAGQTAQDRAGRAGHAARHKAGRATDGAERHTPPGRARGAVRAGLGHPRAVLVAGATAGAVVAAGLVLRRQHGHC
- a CDS encoding phage holin family protein; translated protein: MTGTLHTRPVRDEQHSVGELVGQATEQLSRLVRQEVALAKMELAEKGKRAGRGGGMLGAAGAIAYVGLFALAGTAVAALSLVLPVWAAALIVTGALFVIAGVLAMTGRTQLRRAVPAKPEETLGSVRADVDQIRERAHR
- the dapA gene encoding 4-hydroxy-tetrahydrodipicolinate synthase codes for the protein MTTDDDRPAPFGRALCAMVTPFTESGALDLDGARRLAERLVSRGCDGLVLSGTTGESPTTTDAEKAALVTAVREAVGDRAALVAGVGTADTRHTVELALAAEKAGADGLLVVAPYYSRPPQDALEAHFREVADASGLPVMLYDIPGRTGTRIEPDTVVRLAEHPRIVAVKDCSYDLLGIQRVLSRTRLAYYAGCDEQVLALYAIGATGYVSTVANVVPELFRSVLDAFDAGDTGRAALLQRRAVRLVEPMMAGGLPGTVTTKALLGALGLPAGPVRAPLRPADRTATTALLAAYGDVAAPAGQSQA